In the genome of Candidatus Hydrogenedentota bacterium, one region contains:
- the murJ gene encoding murein biosynthesis integral membrane protein MurJ: protein MDQAKPSNNRVTPQEGTGELSRFAMIFASGTLVSRVLGLARDVVFAHTIPGRPLGAFLFAFSLPNMLRDMLGEGAVNAALVPVFSVEQEKSDAAGYREAVSAVMSMMLLLFVVITVIGIVLMPLVPGALASLEAFTGKTMPQSETELHDTVRLMQWTFPYLFFIGVAVFAMAPLFVAKRYGTPSWAPVVLNLAFIFCAYFLRHRFENPAWALVIGVWVGGLAQMAVLWIDMLFHVGVVLPSFRLRHAAVLRTFWLLLPVIIGQAAGEVNKLVDRFFAMSLGEDKVLALYISNRLVQLPLSIFGIAVAVSILPALSRAHGQGDEPKQQYLLRYGLRQSLFLCLPAAAVLLVLRRPIIQLLFQRGEFGADATALAAGALLYAAPGLVAFTWVKVMVQGFYARHDTRTPVIVATTAMLLNIVMNMALVRPMGYQGLALSTSISFTLNFLALFFLYGRGERRLWTASLLRAVASMAFGTAALALVAYLTLSVLTQYWQDPSWTLHLVIVGCAALAGALSYAAVCAVLRVPELGQLLRRFRRA from the coding sequence GTGGACCAAGCTAAACCATCCAACAACCGGGTAACGCCTCAAGAAGGAACGGGTGAACTGTCCCGCTTCGCCATGATTTTTGCGAGCGGTACCTTGGTCAGCCGTGTGCTCGGACTTGCGCGGGATGTGGTCTTTGCCCATACGATACCGGGCCGTCCGCTGGGCGCCTTCCTCTTCGCTTTTAGTCTGCCCAATATGCTGCGTGACATGCTCGGTGAAGGGGCTGTGAACGCCGCGCTTGTGCCTGTGTTCAGCGTTGAACAGGAAAAATCTGATGCGGCGGGATATCGCGAAGCCGTTTCAGCCGTCATGTCCATGATGCTGCTCCTCTTCGTTGTCATTACGGTTATTGGTATTGTACTCATGCCGCTGGTACCGGGGGCGCTCGCCTCGCTGGAAGCATTCACGGGCAAAACAATGCCCCAATCGGAAACAGAGCTGCACGATACGGTGCGCTTGATGCAATGGACTTTTCCCTATCTCTTTTTCATCGGCGTTGCCGTCTTTGCCATGGCGCCCCTTTTTGTAGCAAAGCGCTATGGCACGCCCTCGTGGGCGCCCGTGGTGCTCAATCTCGCCTTCATCTTTTGCGCGTATTTCTTGCGTCATCGTTTTGAAAATCCCGCTTGGGCATTGGTCATTGGCGTATGGGTGGGCGGCCTCGCACAAATGGCGGTACTCTGGATCGATATGTTATTTCATGTGGGCGTCGTGCTGCCCTCGTTTCGATTGCGCCATGCCGCTGTGCTGCGTACCTTCTGGCTGCTCTTGCCGGTGATCATCGGTCAGGCTGCCGGTGAGGTCAATAAATTGGTGGATCGTTTTTTTGCCATGTCTCTCGGCGAGGATAAGGTCTTGGCGCTGTACATTTCGAATCGGCTCGTTCAGCTGCCCTTATCCATATTCGGTATTGCTGTGGCGGTGTCGATCCTGCCCGCTTTGTCGCGCGCCCATGGGCAAGGTGATGAGCCCAAGCAACAGTACTTACTCCGATACGGCCTGCGTCAATCCTTGTTCTTATGTCTGCCGGCGGCGGCGGTGCTGCTCGTGTTGCGCCGGCCCATCATCCAGCTCTTGTTCCAACGCGGTGAATTTGGCGCTGACGCCACAGCTTTGGCTGCCGGGGCGCTGCTCTATGCTGCGCCGGGTCTGGTTGCCTTTACTTGGGTGAAAGTGATGGTGCAGGGCTTTTATGCACGGCACGACACGCGGACGCCTGTCATTGTCGCCACGACTGCCATGCTTTTGAATATTGTTATGAATATGGCGCTCGTTCGCCCCATGGGCTATCAGGGACTCGCCTTATCGACCAGCATTTCCTTTACCCTAAATTTTTTGGCGCTCTTCTTTCTCTATGGCCGCGGCGAGCGCCGCCTGTGGACAGCTTCCTTGCTGCGCGCTGTTGCGTCCATGGCGTTCGGTACTGCAGCCTTGGCGCTTGTCGCCTATCTGACGCTGAGCGTGCTCACACAGTATTGGCAGGACCCTTCTTGGACGCTGCATTTGGTCATCGTGGGCTGTGCCGCCCTCGCCGGTGCGCTGAGTTATGCCGCTGTCTGCGCCGTGCTGCGCGTTCCGGAGCTGGGTCAGCTGCTCCGCCGTTTCCGCAGAGCATGA